From a single Francisella halioticida genomic region:
- a CDS encoding transposase, protein MLRKGDKMRYTKEFKDEAVKLCLQPDANRREIADNLGVKYKTICSWISKAMSNPQKEIKIDYKTQYQQLSFENTDLKKKLKQAETEREILKKAQLTLQSKICKVRLY, encoded by the coding sequence GTGTTAAGAAAAGGAGACAAGATGAGATATACAAAAGAGTTTAAAGATGAAGCTGTTAAATTATGTTTACAACCAGATGCAAATAGACGAGAAATAGCAGATAACTTAGGGGTTAAATATAAAACCATTTGCAGTTGGATATCCAAAGCCATGTCAAACCCTCAGAAAGAAATAAAGATAGATTATAAAACGCAGTACCAGCAACTATCTTTTGAAAATACTGATTTGAAGAAAAAACTCAAACAGGCAGAAACAGAGCGTGAAATACTAAAAAAGGCACAGCTTACTTTGCAAAGCAAAATCTGTAAGGTACGCCTTTATTAA
- a CDS encoding IS3 family transposase encodes MGWKVTQPRVSKRMKLLGLHAKAARKHTKTTDSNHNKHVYDNLLEQNFTALSVNHRWVTDITYVPTQEGWLYLCVIIDLFSRSVIGWAMDSRMKADLVCNALNMALFRRNFPSGVIIHSDKGSQYCSKQYQDIIKEHWLLSSMSSKGCCYDNAACESFFGTLKVELVHDESYKTREEAKLSIFEYIEAYYNTKRRHSTINYMTPYQFEYIMENEVVNCPKLTG; translated from the coding sequence ATGGGTTGGAAAGTTACTCAACCTAGAGTATCTAAACGTATGAAATTACTTGGTTTACATGCTAAAGCGGCTCGTAAGCATACGAAAACTACAGATTCTAACCACAACAAACATGTTTATGATAATTTATTAGAACAAAACTTCACTGCTTTATCTGTAAATCATAGGTGGGTTACAGATATAACTTATGTACCTACACAAGAGGGGTGGCTGTATCTTTGTGTGATTATAGATTTATTCTCAAGATCAGTTATTGGTTGGGCAATGGATTCTAGGATGAAAGCGGATTTAGTTTGTAATGCTTTAAATATGGCATTATTTAGAAGAAATTTTCCTAGTGGTGTGATTATACACTCTGATAAAGGGTCACAGTACTGTAGCAAACAATATCAAGACATTATTAAAGAACACTGGCTACTATCAAGTATGAGCTCTAAAGGATGCTGTTACGATAATGCTGCTTGTGAAAGTTTCTTTGGAACTTTAAAAGTAGAGTTAGTACATGATGAAAGCTATAAAACTAGAGAAGAAGCTAAACTATCAATATTTGAATATATTGAAGCTTACTATAATACAAAAAGGAGACATTCTACAATAAATTATATGACTCCATATCAATTTGAATATATAATGGAAAATGAAGTAGTAAACTGTCCCAAATTGACGGGGTAG
- the dnaE gene encoding DNA polymerase III subunit alpha yields the protein MISHLRVHTGFSVVDSTVRLGDLFARAKDKNIVAIALTDVCNLFAAVKFYKQALESGVKPIFGAELKIDTELGVSDLILLAENKNGYQNVVDLISRVYQEADRVGSIPLIPKSWLKESSLENVICLSGGQNGELGKAILAKDNVKAEEIITENLAIFGQDNYVIEIHKLGYENEGLYNEKVLELATKYNLIAVATNLTVFMESDDYDIHEIRVCINEKTTILDESRKSRFTRQQYLKSADEMYDTFSSLPVLVDNTLAIAKRCNVTFDLGKPYLPTVDIPDGLTEKEYFSKLCYQGLESRLEKVLANKSQDKHEHIIKVYKDRLQREIDIICDMGFPGYFLIVEDFIRWSKENDIPVGPGRGSGAGSLVAYSLLITDIDPLPYGLLFERFLNPERVSMPDFDIDFCIQGRDRVIKYVEQKYGKQSVGQIITYGTMAAKGVVRDVVRVMGQSFSFGDRIAKLIPETPGTTFKKILHEGEPLYDETQIDEDVAEIVEKAQKLEGLPRSLGKHAAGIVISPTKISDFAPVYCEDKGGDIVTQFDKGDVEDVGLVKFDFLGLKNLTIIKNAITSINTKRSNDETSLNISDIPLDDEKTFKLLQAGNTTGIFQLESQGMRQIVKDLGTSNFGEIIALVALYRPGPMENIPIFIDRKHGRKRTIYLHPLLEEVLKETYGIPVYQEQVMQMAQKLAGYTLGGADLLRRAMGKKKPEEMEKQRKIFKEGAAKYHNIEASLADEIFDQMEAFAGYGFNKSHAAAYALIAYQTAWLKAHYPDEYMAALMSGDMGNTDQLVKFILDCKNMGITVLAPSVNKSAYDCIAISKSIILLGLGAIKGLGGEAIKSILTERQAEGEFSSIFDLTRRVDLRKVNKKALEALCFAGAIKDISRNRATAFNSIEKAIKNAGYVNEMVAAGQNDLFGFTEQENDTDTELERECISEEWSLKKLLINEKKALGMYFSGHILDEESHWRNHVSFSDLQKIQQSNMDGNSVRIIASMIAPAIRRRTKTGRILYIINIDDEFDRVDCLVGEDVFALVKDNIQVDDIVVVEGKVSRDIQRECNKLSVGKVQPISQYIDENFSKIEVNLRTKNINPTNLKKVLDNLRINIASVDTQKENALEIEVYLDGVDGKFDCLRKPFSIYEFVNDISRLIAEGSTVNLSSG from the coding sequence ATGATTTCTCATCTTAGAGTTCATACAGGATTTTCCGTTGTGGATAGTACTGTGCGTTTAGGCGATCTTTTTGCTAGAGCAAAAGATAAAAATATCGTAGCAATAGCACTTACCGATGTATGTAACTTATTTGCTGCAGTGAAGTTTTATAAACAGGCTTTGGAAAGTGGTGTTAAACCAATTTTTGGAGCTGAGTTAAAAATTGATACTGAATTGGGAGTTTCTGATTTAATACTTTTAGCTGAAAATAAAAATGGTTACCAAAATGTTGTTGATTTAATCTCTAGAGTATATCAAGAAGCAGATAGAGTTGGTTCAATACCACTTATTCCAAAAAGTTGGCTCAAAGAATCTAGTTTAGAGAATGTGATATGCTTAAGTGGTGGTCAGAATGGAGAGCTTGGTAAAGCAATTTTAGCTAAAGATAATGTTAAAGCTGAAGAGATTATCACTGAAAATCTAGCAATATTTGGCCAAGATAATTATGTCATTGAAATTCATAAGCTAGGGTATGAAAATGAAGGTTTATATAATGAAAAAGTTCTTGAATTAGCGACTAAATATAATCTAATTGCAGTAGCGACAAACCTTACAGTATTTATGGAGTCTGATGATTATGACATTCATGAGATTAGAGTATGTATTAATGAAAAAACTACAATTCTTGATGAATCACGCAAATCAAGGTTTACACGACAACAATATCTAAAATCAGCAGATGAGATGTATGATACTTTTAGCTCTTTGCCAGTTTTAGTTGATAATACATTAGCTATTGCAAAACGTTGTAATGTGACATTTGATTTAGGTAAGCCTTATCTACCGACTGTAGATATTCCAGATGGTTTAACAGAGAAAGAATATTTCTCAAAGCTATGCTATCAAGGCTTAGAAAGCCGTTTAGAAAAAGTACTAGCAAATAAGTCACAAGATAAACATGAACATATTATAAAGGTTTATAAAGATAGGCTACAAAGAGAGATTGATATTATTTGTGATATGGGGTTTCCTGGCTATTTTCTAATAGTAGAGGATTTCATCAGGTGGTCAAAAGAAAATGATATTCCAGTTGGACCAGGGCGCGGTTCTGGTGCCGGTTCATTGGTGGCGTATTCGTTACTTATTACAGACATTGATCCTTTACCGTATGGACTACTTTTTGAGAGATTTTTGAATCCAGAAAGGGTATCAATGCCAGATTTTGATATTGATTTTTGTATTCAAGGTAGAGATAGAGTTATTAAATATGTAGAGCAAAAATATGGTAAGCAAAGTGTTGGTCAGATTATAACCTATGGGACAATGGCTGCTAAAGGTGTAGTGCGAGATGTAGTGCGTGTAATGGGTCAAAGTTTTAGTTTTGGTGATAGGATTGCTAAATTGATTCCTGAAACTCCTGGGACTACATTTAAAAAGATTCTCCACGAGGGTGAGCCTTTATATGATGAAACGCAAATTGATGAAGATGTTGCTGAAATTGTTGAAAAAGCTCAAAAACTGGAAGGTCTACCACGTAGTTTAGGTAAGCATGCTGCTGGTATTGTTATATCGCCAACAAAAATTTCTGATTTTGCTCCAGTATATTGTGAAGATAAGGGTGGCGATATTGTAACTCAGTTTGATAAAGGTGATGTTGAAGATGTTGGTCTTGTTAAATTTGACTTTTTAGGACTAAAAAACTTAACAATTATCAAAAATGCGATTACAAGTATTAATACAAAACGATCAAATGATGAAACTTCACTAAATATATCAGATATTCCCTTAGATGATGAGAAGACATTTAAGCTATTACAAGCAGGCAATACTACAGGGATATTCCAGTTAGAGTCACAAGGGATGCGCCAGATTGTCAAAGATCTTGGCACCTCTAATTTTGGAGAAATTATTGCACTAGTGGCACTATATCGTCCAGGTCCGATGGAAAATATTCCGATCTTTATTGATCGTAAACATGGTAGAAAAAGAACTATATATTTGCATCCATTACTAGAAGAAGTTTTAAAAGAAACTTATGGTATCCCAGTTTACCAAGAGCAAGTAATGCAAATGGCACAAAAACTTGCTGGTTATACTCTTGGTGGAGCAGATTTATTACGTCGTGCAATGGGTAAGAAAAAGCCAGAAGAAATGGAAAAACAGCGTAAGATTTTTAAAGAAGGTGCTGCAAAATATCATAATATTGAAGCTAGTCTTGCTGATGAAATATTTGACCAAATGGAAGCTTTTGCTGGGTATGGTTTTAATAAATCACATGCTGCTGCGTATGCGTTGATTGCTTATCAAACTGCTTGGTTAAAAGCACACTATCCAGATGAGTACATGGCTGCATTGATGTCAGGAGATATGGGCAATACTGACCAGCTAGTTAAGTTTATCTTAGATTGTAAAAATATGGGGATTACAGTTTTAGCACCTAGTGTGAATAAGAGTGCTTATGATTGTATAGCTATTTCAAAAAGTATTATTTTACTTGGTTTAGGAGCTATTAAAGGACTTGGTGGTGAGGCTATTAAGAGTATACTTACAGAGCGACAAGCAGAAGGAGAGTTTAGCTCAATATTTGATCTGACGCGTAGAGTAGACTTACGTAAAGTTAATAAGAAAGCTCTTGAAGCTTTATGTTTTGCAGGAGCTATCAAAGATATATCTAGAAATAGGGCAACAGCATTTAATTCTATCGAGAAAGCTATCAAAAATGCAGGTTATGTAAATGAGATGGTAGCTGCTGGGCAAAATGATTTATTTGGTTTTACAGAGCAAGAAAACGATACTGATACAGAGCTAGAAAGAGAATGTATATCAGAAGAGTGGAGTCTTAAAAAGCTATTAATCAATGAAAAGAAAGCTCTAGGAATGTATTTTTCAGGGCATATTCTTGATGAAGAGAGTCATTGGCGTAATCATGTTAGTTTTAGTGATCTTCAAAAGATCCAACAGTCTAATATGGATGGTAATTCTGTGAGAATTATCGCGAGTATGATAGCTCCAGCTATACGTAGAAGAACCAAAACTGGTAGGATTTTATATATTATAAATATTGATGATGAATTTGATAGAGTTGATTGCTTAGTTGGTGAAGATGTATTTGCCTTAGTGAAAGATAATATTCAGGTTGATGATATTGTTGTCGTTGAGGGTAAAGTTAGCCGTGATATCCAACGTGAATGTAATAAATTAAGTGTTGGTAAGGTCCAGCCAATATCACAATATATTGATGAGAATTTTAGTAAGATTGAGGTAAATCTTAGAACTAAAAATATAAACCCTACAAATCTTAAAAAAGTCCTTGATAACTTAAGGATAAATATTGCATCTGTAGATACTCAAAAAGAAAATGCTTTAGAAATAGAGGTTTATTTAGATGGTGTGGATGGTAAATTTGATTGCTTACGAAAGCCTTTTTCGATATATGAATTTGTAAATGATATTAGTAGATTGATAGCTGAGGGTAGTACGGTTAATTTGAGTAGTGGTTGA
- a CDS encoding outer membrane beta-barrel protein yields MAYISVNGGWGQQTNMAKGGATIIASLGYSFTESFALEFVYQNFLVSEYNTTQVNNYFAGAAKYYYKINNYVTAYAAAGLGLGHTNINGIKNQQNAPSDYLATNDTWGGFAVFPVGLMFPIKYVDNLSLKVTYTYTISFSGESQNFVTSGLQYSF; encoded by the coding sequence ATGGCATATATTAGTGTAAATGGTGGTTGGGGACAGCAGACAAATATGGCCAAAGGTGGTGCAACAATAATTGCTAGTTTAGGCTATAGCTTTACAGAATCTTTCGCTTTAGAATTTGTTTATCAAAACTTCCTAGTTAGTGAATATAATACAACACAAGTTAACAACTACTTTGCTGGTGCTGCCAAATACTATTATAAAATAAACAATTACGTAACAGCATATGCTGCGGCTGGACTAGGTCTCGGTCATACAAACATCAACGGTATAAAAAATCAACAAAATGCTCCTAGTGACTATTTAGCGACAAATGATACTTGGGGAGGTTTTGCTGTCTTCCCAGTAGGTCTAATGTTTCCAATCAAGTATGTGGATAATCTTAGCCTTAAGGTTACATACACATACACAATTTCTTTCTCAGGAGAGTCACAAAACTTTGTAACATCTGGTCTACAGTACTCTTTTTAG
- a CDS encoding lytic transglycosylase domain-containing protein: MFSKNFVISCLLFLSVGIGYSLTTEQIQVSKQALRDLEAKDYKSYYYLKSKLKNTSIYPYFQYKEVSSDPELFKPSTIDAYFKQDNNKYWQDKLSDTLAQYYAQKQNWKLFKKYYKGDLGISGKCWNMQAEYESGDKHQALKEYGNLWQNRVYMPSSCSVMQKYWNKSDYKPKIYLTNKAYTLAFASKFDDSLWLLKTYVKNNEDYINYITAWQEATKNPVKLDGFIAKYHSYRKFNQVFVVISTNLINRNASNYAKIWDNLKNKRYLSKRAKQECISAIAVSFARSQLPEAKLWLERVDKQYLDVVAWEWLLRVDLYNNDFASYIKTYYQLPKKSQQNDAWKYWLAYSYDKQGQTSKAKNIYEKLIKDPLNYYSFLASDKLNKPYNFGNNIADKLSSYETKKLLSQDATEQAISLYQIGQYKDSTSIWCWSIRNKLKANQISEIKELVRLAEDNHMYYAAIFNMAVIGKYNNLDVLFPKAFIHTVNENVKRFGIDRDLVLSIMRKESLFDIEAGSWAGAKGLMQVTEPTAKFIAKKYKLSLIGNKSKGMNSQIFIPQNNIKLGTANLYFLEKLFDKNTVLGIAAYNAGPGNVAKWLNKREVPAPIWIENVPFGETRHYIRKVLMYMIVYNNFVFKDKKDNISKFLDHKLSEKQSFRK; encoded by the coding sequence ATGTTTAGTAAAAATTTTGTAATAAGTTGTTTATTATTTTTGTCTGTAGGTATTGGGTATAGTCTTACTACTGAGCAAATTCAAGTTTCAAAACAAGCATTAAGAGATTTAGAAGCAAAAGATTATAAATCTTATTATTATCTTAAATCTAAACTTAAAAATACTAGTATATATCCATACTTTCAGTATAAAGAAGTTAGTAGTGATCCAGAGCTCTTTAAGCCATCTACGATTGATGCATATTTTAAACAGGATAATAATAAATACTGGCAAGATAAGCTATCTGATACTTTAGCGCAATACTATGCACAAAAACAAAATTGGAAGCTTTTTAAAAAATACTATAAGGGAGATCTTGGTATTTCAGGTAAATGCTGGAACATGCAAGCAGAATATGAATCAGGAGATAAACATCAAGCTTTAAAAGAGTATGGTAATCTTTGGCAGAATCGCGTATACATGCCTTCTAGTTGTTCAGTTATGCAAAAATATTGGAATAAATCAGACTATAAACCAAAGATTTACTTAACCAATAAAGCTTATACACTTGCATTTGCTAGCAAGTTTGACGACAGTCTGTGGTTATTGAAAACTTATGTTAAGAATAATGAAGACTACATTAATTATATTACTGCATGGCAAGAAGCGACAAAAAATCCTGTCAAATTAGATGGGTTTATAGCTAAATATCATAGTTATCGAAAATTTAATCAAGTATTTGTAGTTATTTCAACTAATCTTATTAATAGAAACGCATCTAACTATGCAAAGATCTGGGATAACTTAAAAAACAAAAGATACTTAAGTAAAAGGGCTAAACAAGAGTGTATTTCTGCAATTGCTGTTAGTTTTGCAAGATCTCAGTTACCTGAAGCAAAGTTGTGGCTAGAAAGAGTGGATAAGCAGTATCTAGATGTTGTAGCGTGGGAATGGTTGTTAAGGGTGGATTTGTATAACAATGATTTTGCAAGCTATATAAAAACATATTACCAGTTACCAAAAAAATCACAGCAAAATGATGCTTGGAAATACTGGTTGGCATACAGCTATGATAAACAAGGTCAGACGTCAAAAGCTAAAAATATATATGAGAAGTTAATCAAAGATCCATTAAATTATTATTCATTTTTAGCATCTGATAAGCTTAACAAACCATATAATTTTGGTAATAACATTGCTGATAAATTAAGTAGCTATGAGACTAAAAAATTGCTTTCTCAAGATGCTACTGAACAAGCTATTAGTTTATATCAAATAGGGCAGTATAAAGATTCTACTAGTATATGGTGTTGGAGTATAAGAAATAAATTAAAAGCAAACCAGATTAGTGAAATTAAAGAGCTTGTTCGTTTAGCAGAAGATAATCATATGTATTATGCAGCTATATTTAATATGGCTGTGATTGGTAAATATAATAATCTTGATGTACTTTTTCCTAAGGCCTTTATACACACAGTAAATGAAAATGTTAAGAGATTCGGTATTGATAGAGATCTTGTACTTTCTATTATGCGTAAAGAATCTTTATTTGATATAGAAGCAGGATCTTGGGCTGGAGCAAAAGGTTTGATGCAAGTTACCGAACCTACAGCTAAATTTATTGCTAAGAAATATAAATTATCTTTAATTGGGAATAAATCCAAAGGGATGAACAGTCAAATATTTATTCCTCAGAATAATATTAAATTAGGTACGGCAAACCTATATTTCTTAGAAAAATTATTTGATAAAAATACTGTTTTAGGAATAGCTGCATACAATGCAGGGCCAGGTAATGTAGCTAAATGGTTAAATAAAAGAGAAGTTCCAGCACCTATATGGATAGAGAATGTTCCATTTGGTGAGACAAGACATTATATAAGAAAAGTATTAATGTATATGATTGTCTATAATAATTTTGTCTTTAAAGATAAGAAGGATAATATTAGTAAATTCTTAGATCATAAGTTGTCTGAGAAGCAAAGTTTTAGAAAGTAA
- a CDS encoding exo-alpha-sialidase, whose protein sequence is MKNKLSLILIFGFIYLILVIVFYSFDKQCNHRFSMSTPTNKKISKNIDVKTIANLDYLKYNHASSVTTSGNTLFVTWYSGDHETAPNTNIMLAIAKKIDGHWKFSKTKSIMSRQEFQSIFKKHIHHLGNPIIYAQGKKIWLIFTSSTGGWVTSSLNTMYSTDLGKTWSKPKIVIASPIFNFSTLTRGSAIKLDNGYFAVPVYKEFNNLNGRCFIFDSAGHLIKVSEMTNNGVNLQPTVVPLSKTHALAFYRQMHSSIKKIYINQTYNNGKTWTTVKPTMLNNPDSGIAAIKTKEGILLAYNNASSGRSNLSLAYKPDNSQNWQNIYIFTNKAKGKLSYPAFTFYKSNIILSFSDKLKQTIRVVEIKGEKTDA, encoded by the coding sequence ATGAAAAATAAACTTAGTTTAATTCTTATATTTGGCTTTATATACTTAATCTTGGTAATTGTTTTTTATAGCTTTGATAAACAATGCAATCATCGTTTTTCAATGTCTACGCCAACAAATAAAAAAATCTCAAAAAATATAGATGTAAAAACTATTGCTAATTTAGACTACCTAAAATATAACCATGCATCATCAGTAACGACATCTGGAAACACGCTTTTTGTAACTTGGTATAGTGGTGACCATGAAACAGCCCCTAATACAAATATAATGCTTGCAATAGCTAAAAAAATAGATGGACACTGGAAATTTTCTAAAACAAAATCTATTATGAGTCGCCAAGAGTTTCAGTCTATATTTAAAAAACATATTCATCATTTAGGTAATCCCATAATATATGCCCAAGGTAAAAAAATATGGTTAATCTTTACCTCATCTACTGGAGGTTGGGTTACATCTTCTTTAAATACCATGTACTCAACAGATCTAGGTAAAACTTGGAGTAAACCTAAAATAGTAATTGCTTCTCCTATTTTTAACTTCAGCACTCTTACTAGAGGTTCAGCTATTAAACTAGATAATGGCTATTTTGCAGTTCCTGTATACAAAGAATTTAACAATCTTAATGGGAGATGCTTTATTTTTGATAGCGCAGGTCATCTTATAAAGGTATCAGAAATGACTAATAATGGAGTAAATTTACAGCCAACTGTAGTACCTCTATCAAAGACACATGCTTTAGCTTTTTATAGACAAATGCATAGCTCAATTAAAAAAATCTATATAAATCAAACATATAACAACGGGAAAACTTGGACTACCGTAAAGCCAACAATGCTTAATAACCCAGATTCAGGAATTGCTGCGATAAAAACCAAAGAAGGTATACTTCTAGCTTACAATAATGCTAGTTCTGGCAGATCAAATCTCAGCTTAGCTTATAAGCCAGATAACTCTCAAAATTGGCAAAACATATACATTTTCACCAATAAAGCAAAAGGCAAGCTATCTTATCCTGCTTTTACTTTTTATAAAAGTAATATTATTTTATCATTCTCAGATAAGCTGAAGCAAACAATAAGAGTTGTTGAGATTAAAGGAGAAAAAACTGATGCTTAA
- a CDS encoding lytic transglycosylase domain-containing protein, with protein sequence MGYYIELLFPNPFIELVSEQSKKYDLEESLIFAIMRRESLFYREVSLSVGAKGLMQVTNSTADFIAKRYKLTQFEERQIYNSTVNIKVGSANLDFLADLFKNNLILSIAAYNAGLGNVAKWLTNKDIPAKQWVENIPFVETRNYVRHVLVNMVVYDNLVLKNDHVRLSDLLQTKLSNKLSFKK encoded by the coding sequence ATGGGGTATTATATAGAACTTTTATTTCCTAACCCTTTTATAGAACTTGTAAGTGAGCAGTCGAAGAAATATGACTTAGAAGAATCATTAATATTTGCAATTATGAGAAGAGAATCTTTATTTTATCGAGAGGTTAGCTTATCAGTGGGTGCAAAAGGGTTGATGCAAGTTACAAACTCGACTGCAGATTTTATTGCTAAAAGATATAAACTGACTCAATTTGAGGAACGACAAATATATAACTCTACTGTCAATATTAAAGTAGGTAGCGCTAATTTGGACTTTTTGGCGGATTTATTTAAGAATAACCTGATTTTGAGTATTGCTGCTTATAATGCAGGCCTAGGAAATGTTGCGAAATGGTTAACTAATAAAGATATACCTGCAAAACAATGGGTAGAAAATATACCATTTGTTGAGACTAGAAATTATGTTAGACATGTTCTGGTTAATATGGTGGTTTATGATAATTTAGTACTAAAAAATGATCATGTAAGATTAAGTGATCTTTTACAAACTAAGTTGTCAAATAAACTTAGTTTTAAGAAATAA
- a CDS encoding transposase — protein MSNKRKIYTVEFKTKVVLEVLGKDQTITQLSVKYNITPKNINN, from the coding sequence ATGAGTAATAAGAGAAAAATATATACCGTTGAATTTAAGACTAAAGTTGTCTTGGAAGTATTGGGGAAAGATCAAACAATCACACAGTTATCAGTAAAATATAATATTACGCCCAAAAACATAAATAATTGA
- a CDS encoding IS3 family transposase, protein MGLSDRKAMIDPKHKLSVVKQSFLLEVSRAGLYYKPVVNEHKEEVKAKLIQIHEEIPCYGYIKAHKQLIEDGFSICENTVQKYRKELGIKAILAVKKPNLNLSEPNKEHAIYSYKLKGLSILRPNQVWSTDITYIKTDAGTVYMAAIIDWYSKAVLSWEISNTMDSSLVMKVLNEALYKYGVPEIFNTDQGSQYTSNIHIQTLLDKKITISMDGKGRATDNICIERFWRSAKCERFYLNQYPGIVELRNDVDDYIDFYNNRRFHESINYKKPMEFYYDNLLEKRAA, encoded by the coding sequence TTGGGATTATCTGATAGAAAAGCAATGATTGATCCTAAGCATAAATTATCTGTTGTAAAACAAAGTTTCTTATTAGAAGTTTCTAGAGCTGGTTTATATTACAAGCCTGTGGTTAACGAACATAAAGAAGAAGTAAAAGCAAAGCTTATACAGATACATGAGGAGATTCCCTGCTACGGCTATATAAAAGCTCATAAGCAATTAATAGAAGATGGGTTTAGCATCTGTGAGAACACAGTACAAAAGTATCGTAAAGAGTTAGGCATCAAAGCTATATTGGCGGTGAAAAAACCAAACTTAAACTTATCTGAACCTAACAAAGAGCATGCTATTTATAGTTACAAACTAAAAGGTTTAAGCATATTGAGACCTAATCAAGTTTGGTCTACAGATATTACATATATTAAGACTGATGCTGGCACAGTTTATATGGCAGCTATTATTGATTGGTACTCTAAGGCTGTACTAAGTTGGGAGATATCCAACACTATGGATAGTAGTTTAGTTATGAAAGTTTTAAATGAAGCTCTGTATAAATATGGAGTACCAGAAATATTTAACACTGATCAAGGTAGCCAGTACACATCTAACATTCATATCCAAACATTATTGGATAAAAAAATTACTATATCTATGGATGGTAAAGGTAGAGCAACTGATAACATTTGCATCGAAAGATTTTGGAGAAGTGCTAAATGTGAGAGATTTTATTTAAATCAATATCCTGGCATTGTTGAACTAAGAAACGATGTGGATGATTATATAGATTTTTATAATAATAGAAGATTTCATGAGTCTATCAATTATAAAAAACCTATGGAATTTTATTACGATAACTTATTGGAAAAACGGGCGGCTTAG
- a CDS encoding 5'-methylthioadenosine/adenosylhomocysteine nucleosidase: MKKIAILGAMEIEIQPILEKLDSYETVEYANNKYYLATYKDKELIIAYSKIGKVFSSLTATIMIEHFGAQALLFTGVAGGLQDLKVGDMIAATATVQHDVDLTPFGYPHGKIPISEVQIKTSDFILDHAKDVAKDLDLDLHTGIIATGDQFISSAEKKDFVVKEFMAKAIEMEGGSVNLVCNEMNIPSLILRSISDAADGDATENFDEFAKSAAQKSANFVINLVERI; encoded by the coding sequence ATGAAAAAAATAGCAATTTTAGGAGCTATGGAAATAGAAATCCAACCAATATTAGAGAAACTAGATAGTTATGAAACAGTTGAATATGCAAATAATAAATATTATTTAGCAACATATAAAGATAAAGAACTTATCATTGCTTATAGTAAAATAGGCAAAGTATTTTCTAGTTTAACAGCAACTATAATGATAGAACATTTTGGCGCACAAGCCTTACTATTTACAGGTGTCGCTGGAGGTTTACAAGATTTAAAAGTTGGTGATATGATTGCTGCTACTGCTACTGTACAACATGATGTAGATCTTACACCATTTGGTTATCCACATGGTAAGATTCCTATTTCAGAAGTACAAATTAAGACTTCGGATTTTATTCTTGATCATGCTAAAGATGTTGCAAAAGACCTTGATCTTGATCTTCACACTGGGATTATAGCAACTGGAGATCAATTTATTAGCTCAGCTGAAAAAAAGGACTTTGTTGTTAAAGAATTTATGGCAAAAGCTATAGAAATGGAAGGTGGTAGTGTTAACCTTGTATGTAATGAAATGAATATACCAAGCTTAATTTTAAGAAGCATTTCTGATGCTGCAGATGGTGATGCTACTGAAAATTTTGATGAATTTGCGAAAAGTGCAGCTCAAAAATCAGCAAATTTTGTTATAAATCTAGTTGAGAGAATATAA